ACCTAGTCGCTAGCAGCGCCCTGTTCCCGGCGGGGATTCTTGCTAGCACGAGCGTGAATGCAGCGGAGAACCGAAAGCCATGTCTGAAACCATCGCACCTCGCCTAGGCGTCCCCGACCACGGAGTCGGCATCGGTCTGCGCGTGCCGCACTATCGCACCATCTTGGAGACTCGTCCGAGCGTGGACTTCTTCGAGGTGATCTCGGAGAACTTCATGGTCCCAGGGGGCAAGCCCCGCTACCACCTGGAGGCGGTGCTCGAGTCCTACAAGATAATTCAGCACGGCGTTTCCCTAGGGATAGGCTCACCTGACCCGCTCGATATGGACTACTTGAAGCGCCTGAAGGAGCTGGTGCGCGTCGTGAAGCCGGCGTGGTTGAGCGACCACTTCTGCTGGGGCGCTGCGGACGGCGTGAACATCCACGACCTCTTGCCACTGCCCTACACCAGGGCGGCGGTCGCTCGCGTCGTCGAGCGCGCGAAGATGGTGCAAGACTTCCTCGAGGTGCGCTTCGCGCTCGAAAACACCTCGAGCTACCTGAGCTACACCTCGAGCCAGATGTCGGAGTGGGACTTCGTGAGCGAAGTGGTGGAGCGAGCAGACATTGGCCTGATGTTCGACGTGAACAATGTCTTCGTGTCCGCCTACAATCACGGCTTCGACCCGTACGACTTCATTCACCACGTGCCTCACGAGCGCATCGTTCAGATCCACCTTGCTGGGCACACGAACCTCGGTACGCACATCATCGACACCCACTCTGGCCACGTGATCGACGCCGTTTGGGATTTGTACCGCGAGACCATCGAGCTGACTGGAGCCGTATCCACGCTGATTGAGTGGGACGACGAAATCCCGGAGCTCTCCGTCGTGCTCCAGGAGGCCGAGCGCGCCCGCGAGGTACGGCAGGCGGCGCTCGACGCTCGCGCTTTGCGTGAGAGCAAAGGCGAGCCCACGTCACCGAGCTACGTGCCTCACCCCCCGCCCCGTCCGATCCGTGTCGAGGAGGCTCAGCACGGCTGGAGTGTTGGCGGGCCGAGAGAGCATGCGAGCCAAGAGGCCGGGAGCGTCGCGTGAGCCTCGAACTGGACCCCGCGGAAACGCAAGAGCTGGACGAACTGCAGCGCTGGATGGCCGTCAAGCTGAGGGAGCTGCGCGGCTTGCCAAAGAGCCCCGAGACCTCAGCGCTATCTCGCGAGCGCTTCACTGGAAACGACCGGCTGAAACCCGTTGAGCAGCTGGAGATCTATCGTCAGCAGTTTTGGCTCCGCCACACGAGCGCGCTGCTCGAAGACTTTCCAGGGTTGAGCGGCGTGCTCGGGCAGGCCGACTGGGAGCGCTTGATCGAGAGCTACTTGCTCGAGCAGCCGCCGACCAGCTTCACGCTCCGCGACCTCGGCGCGCTGTTACCTGCCCATGTCGCGAACTCCGAGTGGCTCGCTTCCCGAGAGCTGTGTGAAGACATGGCGAAGCTCGAGTGGGCCTACGTTGAGCTTTTCGACGCGGCTCTGTTGCCGCCAGTGTCCGCGGAGAAGATCGCCAGCGTGCCAGAGGATGCGTGGAATACAGCGCGGCTAGTCTTGCAGCCGAGCCTGCAGTTCGTTTCCTCGAGGTACCCAGTAGCCGAGCTACGGCTCACGCTGCGCAAGTCTCAGGGCGAACACCACAGCGGAGCAATCGCGCTACCGGAGGCCAAGGCTGAGCGGCTGGTGTTGTATCGCCGCGGAAACGAGATGTACCGTGAGCCGCTGAGCCACGCGAGCTTCGCTCTGCTCCTCGAGCTGCAGGGCGGCGCGCCATTGCTGGCCGCCTGTGAGGCCGTGGGCAGCGAACTGCCTGAGGCAGCGAGCGAGGTCGAGTCGCAGATCGGTCCATGGTTTCAGCGTTGGGCGTCCCTCGGCTGGGTCGTCGACGTGGAGGTCTGATCTACCAACGCGAAAACCCGCCAAACGGCGGGCTTTGTTGCGCTCCTTCCTGAAGCGTTGCTCAGGGACAAGCCGTAGCGTAGTCCGAGCAGCAGTCGCCGTTCGCAACGCACGCGGAGTCGCAATAGCAGTTCTCGTTGGGGAATGAAGCGCCATCGCCACAGAAACCGACACAGCTGTCGTCGGGGGGCGTCGCGATCGCGGTGGTCATCGTCGGCGAGGCGATGGTGTAGCAGTCTCCTCCCGGAAGCACGACCGAGTGGTTGTTGGCGTTGAACGCGATCTCGCTCAGGGTGACATTGTCCATCGTGAGCTCAACCGTGCCGGTACTCGGCAGAGTGCCTACGGTGAGTGTGCCAGACGTCTGAAAGAAGACCTTCTGGCTACCGCTGCTGCCCACGTCTTGGAGCATTCGCAGACACTGATAGCAGTACGCGTAGTCGTCGTTGACTCCAGGCTCGGCCAAATTGAAGGTCCCAACACCGTCCCAGTAGAACTCGAAGAACAGGATATCCTGGAGTCCGCCGCCGATGTTGGGAGCAGCCGTGTAGTACACCCACGCGCTCGGATCGTTGGTCAGGTAGACAGGTGTCACCGAGATCTCGGTGCAGTTGCCGCTCATGCCGCCCGTGCCGCCAGTGCCGCCGGTGCCACCAGTGCCTCCGGCTCCACCCGTCGTGCCGCCACTGCCGCCGGTTCCAGCTCCGCCAGTGGTCCCACCGGCTCCACCAGTTGTTCCGGCGCTGCCGCCAGTCGTGCCTGCGCTGCCGCCAGTCGTGCCTGCGCTGCCGCCAGTCGTGCCTGCGCTGCCGCCAGTCGTGCCTGCGCTGCCGCCAGTCGTGCCTGCGCTGCCGCCAGTCGTGCCTGCGCTGCCGCCAGTCGTGCCTGCGCTGCCGCCACCCGTTGTGTGCGCCTGTTGTGCTGCCAGCTCCAGTCGTGCCTGCGCTGCCGCCGGTCGCGCCACTAACGCCGCCGGTTCCACCAGTCATCCCCCCGACGCCACCCGAGGTCGCACCAGTACCGCCGTTGGCGATGAGTGTGCCTCCCGATCCACCGTTCTGGATTCCCGCGGAACCGGCGTTCCCCGCGGAACCACCCGAGCCGGCGCTTCCTGAAGTACCGCCGGAGCCGCCGGAGCCGCCGCTCTTGCCATCACTCGAGCAGCCCTGGAGCGCAATCAGACCACCAAAGAAAACCGGGACTAGGTTCAAGCGTTTCATGGAAAGACTCCCAACTGGCCGCGCAACACGCAAAAGCGGCTCACAGCACGAAATCCCGGACACCAAGCAGCCCGAGCACGGTGCGAGCTTCTGTCACACTCGCGGCATCCCTGCCAGCCCTTTGGGCTGGAACGCATGCTCAACACGTCGACGCATGCTCGCGTTGTACGAAGCGCGCCATTGCGTGCGCGTCCATGCGGTCCTTGAACGCGAAAACCCGCCAAACGGCGGGTTTTCTGAACTGTGCGCGTCCTCCGAGACTATGGGCAAACTGCGGTGTAGTCCGAACAGCAATCGCCAGCACTCAGGCACGCGTAGTCGCAATAGCAGTTCCCCGCTGGGAACGAGCCGTTGCTATACTCACAGAACCCCACGCAGCTGTCTTCTGGTGCGAACAGGCTCGCCGTGGCGGTGGTGGGCGTGCTGATCGTGTAGCAGCCTCCGCCCGGCACCAACGTGGAGTGGTAATTGTTGGCTGAGTCGATGGTCACCTCACTCAGGGTCACGTTGTTCAGCGTGATCTGAGGCGTGCCGCTGCTCGGCGAGCCGGAGACCGTGATGCTGCCTGCCGTCTGATAGAACACGGGTTCCACCGTGGACACGTTCGCATCTTGGAAGAGCACGATACATTGGGTGCACGTCTCGTAGTTGTCGTTGTCGCCAGCGCTTGTCAGGTTGAAGGTGCCCGACGAGTTGGCGTAGAACTCGAAGAACAGCACGTCTTGCAGCGTTGAGTCGCCGATGTTTGGAGCGTTGCTGAAGTAGATGTACGGCCCCGATTCGTCGATCACGTAGATCGGCGTAGCCGGAAGCTGTGTGCAACCGGACCCGCTTCCGCCCGCCCCAGTTCCGCCCGCGCCGCTCCCGGCGTTGCCGGCCCCGCCGCTGCCGCTCCCAGCGTTGCCTACGCCGCCGCTGCCACTCCCAGCATTGCCCGCGCCACCAGCACCACTGCCAGCGTTCCCGGCCCCCCCTGCACTGCTACCCGCGTTGCCAGCGCCGCCCGTTCCAGCGCCGGCCGCTCCGCTGCCGCCCACGCCTCCGCCACCAGTATTCCCAACGTTGCCGCTGCCACCGCTGGCTTGGGTGCCACCGCTCGAGTCGCTGCCGCCATTCCCCGCGGTACCACCATTCGCAGTGCTCCCGCTTCCGGCGTTGCCGCCGTTACCCACGCTGAGATTGCTGTCTTCGCTCTGAGCGCAGGCTCCGAGTGCAGCCAAAAAACCTACCAACCACGGCAATAAGCTCGAGCGCATGTACCACTTCCGGGGAGAGGGGGCCGCGCTCAGGTGCACAGCCACGGGTTTTCGCGTGTGGCTGCGAGCGGCCTACCAAGCAAACGCCGAGCCGCACCAACCGCGAAACGGAGCTTCTGTCATGCGCGCTCTACCTTGGCCAGCGAGTTTTCGCGTCGCCCAGGAGCAAGCTCCAAAAAACTACGCGGAACTCGCTAAAGCTAAAGCAGAAACTTCGCGCGCACCGCATAGTGATCCGAGAGCGCCGGCTCGACGAATAGGCGCTCGGCGCCGACCGCGCGCGGCTCGATGCCCCGAAACAGCACATGATCGATGCGCAATCCTCCACCATCCGGGTGTGGCTGGAGCGGATTCCCATAGCAAAACGTGCACTGGTCCGCAGCACGCGAATCCGCTCGCCGGAGCCCCGTCTGTCGAAGCAGCCGCGCGAAGTGCTGAGGTAGCCGCGCTTGGTACTCCGTGGAGCCAGCCCCGCCGTGCGTCCCGGTATTCAAGTCACCGAGCAGTACCAGCGGACTGCTGGCTGACTGCGCATTGATCAGCCCGCTCAAGCGCTCGATTTGCCGCGACTGCTCCGTGATGAACTGCCCAGCCGGCGGGTGCTTCATGCCCCGCAAGAAAGGCGTGAGGTGCGTGCAATAGACGTTCAGTGAGCCCAGTACCGGATGCGCGACTTGCGCGTGGATCACGCCCCGCGGGTGCATGCTCGACTCGAACGAAACATACTCGACATCTGTAACCGGCAACCGACTGACCAACGCGGTCCCGTAGCTTCCGCCGAGCAAGTAGGGCTTGGGGGGGAGGCTGACATCGCTCTCCTCGGCTGCCGGGGCGGCACATCGAGCCAAGCTACCGAGCGGGTCATCCAGATCAGCGCTCAAGCACGCCGCGCAACCGTCGCTCAACCCGTCGAGCTCGGCACGGCAGCTGTGGATCGCGCAGCTGGCCACGCTCGATTCCCCGCGGCAATGAGAGGCGACACAGCTCACGAGTGACGTGAGCTCCGAGTCGCCGCAGCTCAGCCCAGCGACAGACTCCCGGGGTGGGCTCAGCCAGCTGGCGCCACCATTCGTGAGCGCCGCTTGAAGCGACTTCTGGTGCCGCGGGAGCCACACCTCTTGCAGGCACGCCACGTCGAACTCCGCCTGCGTGAGCGTGTCGGCGATCTCGGTCGCGCGTTGATCCACGTTGGGGATCACACCCGGGGCCAGTCCGGTGTTGAACGTCAGCACCGACAGCTGGTGTGAATCCGTTGCGTCAGTGCGTGAACTC
This Polyangiaceae bacterium DNA region includes the following protein-coding sequences:
- a CDS encoding DUF692 domain-containing protein, yielding MSETIAPRLGVPDHGVGIGLRVPHYRTILETRPSVDFFEVISENFMVPGGKPRYHLEAVLESYKIIQHGVSLGIGSPDPLDMDYLKRLKELVRVVKPAWLSDHFCWGAADGVNIHDLLPLPYTRAAVARVVERAKMVQDFLEVRFALENTSSYLSYTSSQMSEWDFVSEVVERADIGLMFDVNNVFVSAYNHGFDPYDFIHHVPHERIVQIHLAGHTNLGTHIIDTHSGHVIDAVWDLYRETIELTGAVSTLIEWDDEIPELSVVLQEAERAREVRQAALDARALRESKGEPTSPSYVPHPPPRPIRVEEAQHGWSVGGPREHASQEAGSVA
- a CDS encoding putative DNA-binding domain-containing protein; this translates as MSLELDPAETQELDELQRWMAVKLRELRGLPKSPETSALSRERFTGNDRLKPVEQLEIYRQQFWLRHTSALLEDFPGLSGVLGQADWERLIESYLLEQPPTSFTLRDLGALLPAHVANSEWLASRELCEDMAKLEWAYVELFDAALLPPVSAEKIASVPEDAWNTARLVLQPSLQFVSSRYPVAELRLTLRKSQGEHHSGAIALPEAKAERLVLYRRGNEMYREPLSHASFALLLELQGGAPLLAACEAVGSELPEAASEVESQIGPWFQRWASLGWVVDVEV
- a CDS encoding endonuclease/exonuclease/phosphatase family protein: MQGSSIRPSGRHRLGRIDTLLAFLALPLLPACGPSLRVLSSESASVRLKANPSSRTDATDSHQLSVLTFNTGLAPGVIPNVDQRATEIADTLTQAEFDVACLQEVWLPRHQKSLQAALTNGGASWLSPPRESVAGLSCGDSELTSLVSCVASHCRGESSVASCAIHSCRAELDGLSDGCAACLSADLDDPLGSLARCAAPAAEESDVSLPPKPYLLGGSYGTALVSRLPVTDVEYVSFESSMHPRGVIHAQVAHPVLGSLNVYCTHLTPFLRGMKHPPAGQFITEQSRQIERLSGLINAQSASSPLVLLGDLNTGTHGGAGSTEYQARLPQHFARLLRQTGLRRADSRAADQCTFCYGNPLQPHPDGGGLRIDHVLFRGIEPRAVGAERLFVEPALSDHYAVRAKFLL